A section of the Chryseobacterium scophthalmum genome encodes:
- a CDS encoding aspartate-semialdehyde dehydrogenase, with protein MKVAVVGSTGMVGQVMLKVLEERNFPVTELIPVASERSIGKQVKYKQVDYTIVSIDDAIAAKPDIAIFSAGGDTSLEYAPKFAEAGITVIDNSSAWRMDPTKKLVVPEINADVLTKEDKIIANPNCSTIQLVMVLGPLNKKYDLKRVIVSTYQSVTGTGKAAVDQLNGEISGDDSVAKVYPYQIFKNALPHCDVFSDDDYTKEEIKLMKEPKKILGDDTFNLTATAVRVPVQGGHSESVNIEFENEFELDEVRKILSETPGVVVMDNVKNNEYPMPFYSEGKDEVFVGRIRRDLSQPKTLNLWIVADNLRKGAATNAVQIAEYLVANNLV; from the coding sequence ATGAAAGTAGCTGTAGTAGGTTCAACAGGAATGGTTGGACAAGTGATGCTTAAAGTTCTCGAAGAGAGAAATTTCCCTGTAACAGAATTAATTCCGGTAGCTTCGGAAAGATCTATTGGTAAACAGGTGAAGTATAAACAGGTAGATTATACTATCGTAAGCATCGACGACGCTATAGCTGCCAAACCGGATATCGCAATTTTCTCTGCAGGAGGTGATACTTCTTTAGAATATGCACCAAAATTTGCCGAAGCAGGCATTACCGTTATCGATAATTCTTCAGCTTGGAGAATGGATCCAACTAAAAAATTAGTAGTTCCGGAAATCAATGCCGATGTTTTAACAAAAGAAGACAAGATTATTGCAAATCCAAACTGTTCTACCATTCAGTTGGTAATGGTTTTAGGTCCATTGAATAAAAAATACGACTTAAAAAGAGTCATTGTTTCTACTTATCAGTCTGTAACTGGAACCGGAAAAGCTGCTGTAGATCAGTTGAACGGGGAAATCAGCGGAGATGATTCTGTTGCTAAAGTTTATCCTTATCAGATTTTCAAAAATGCATTGCCACATTGTGATGTATTTTCGGATGATGATTACACCAAAGAAGAAATTAAATTAATGAAAGAACCTAAGAAAATTTTAGGTGACGATACATTCAATTTAACGGCAACGGCGGTAAGAGTCCCTGTACAAGGAGGTCACTCTGAAAGTGTAAACATCGAATTTGAAAACGAATTTGAATTGGATGAAGTAAGAAAAATCTTATCTGAAACACCGGGAGTTGTCGTAATGGATAACGTAAAAAATAACGAATATCCTATGCCGTTCTACTCAGAAGGCAAAGACGAAGTTTTCGTCGGAAGAATCAGAAGAGATCTCTCGCAACCGAAAACACTAAACCTCTGGATTGTAGCAGACAATCTGCGAAAAGGCGCTGCAACCAACGCAGTACAAATTGCAGAATACTTGGTAGCAAACAACTTAGTATAA
- a CDS encoding TonB-dependent receptor — translation MKLINKSMLTVLITLSTASVYYAQETQDSVKTKSKDIEEVILQGVTDIAKDRKTPVAASTIKAAQIIERLGNQELTEILNTTPSVYATKSGGGFGDGGITMRGFESRNIAVMVNGMPVNDMEGGSVYFSNWTGLADVTSFMQTQRGLGSSKLGIASVGGTMNFVTRTADMKKGGVVRLGLGNDDYLKTSFAYNTGKSENGWASSFLMSRTSGGTYIENTDFEAYAYYFALGWEANKKHNFQFTLTSSPQWHDQRTFAPTIANYIKFNPDNDGSPYRQYNSDFGYKTGANGDRYAIANRANYYAKPVMMLNWDWTMNEKSKLSTVLYMSNGRGGGTGDLGRVTNKTMTGFYDNTGHFDYDAVFAANGAVNLNTSAARNTLIRRSSVNSHNWYGILANFQHKVNDNWSFSVGTDDRYYYGYHYQVISDLYGAAGYKEDGNKNVAPSYIANNVYDYKKLSWNPFGGKTAPISDQVGYSNDGEVLWYSGFAQVEYSKDNLSAFVQGSVSNQSYQRIDNFVKDGVTMQQGQTVNTKTGFKDLFGYNVKGGANYNINDYHNVFANIGYYSKQPFMNSVYPSNLQVVNPNLTNEKIFSAEIGYGFRSPKLTANINLYRTEWKDRWLRRSNQVFEVADPTTPTGIGTVNGYSEISGITQLHMGVEVDAVYKPFHFLEFQGMLSYGDYQYKGNATGTNFDDNNNPVAVVGNKTTNTLYLDGVKVGGSSSNSIPQVTASLGATVRPVKDLNIYGTWRYVGKLYSSIDAATFTTVANQQRGSLQLPDFNLFDIGASFKIRLKNTAQYFTVGANIYNLFDTTYIADGATNNFVKNVGDFKTPTNTDAQAQALYNTYINNPANFYKGIDTSNRVFFGFGRTWAANLSFNF, via the coding sequence ATGAAATTAATCAACAAATCGATGCTAACTGTGTTAATCACGCTTTCTACGGCAAGTGTATATTACGCACAAGAAACTCAAGACTCGGTAAAAACCAAGTCTAAAGACATTGAGGAAGTTATTTTACAAGGTGTAACCGATATCGCTAAAGATAGAAAAACACCAGTTGCTGCTTCTACTATTAAGGCAGCACAAATCATCGAAAGATTAGGAAATCAGGAACTTACTGAGATTTTAAACACAACGCCATCTGTATACGCTACAAAATCTGGAGGTGGTTTTGGAGACGGAGGTATCACCATGAGAGGTTTCGAATCAAGAAACATCGCTGTAATGGTAAACGGTATGCCTGTAAATGACATGGAAGGTGGTTCTGTTTATTTTTCTAACTGGACTGGTCTTGCTGATGTAACTAGTTTCATGCAAACTCAGAGAGGTTTAGGTTCTTCTAAATTAGGAATCGCTTCTGTTGGAGGTACAATGAACTTCGTTACTCGTACAGCAGATATGAAGAAAGGAGGAGTTGTACGTTTGGGATTAGGTAATGATGATTATTTAAAAACATCTTTTGCATATAATACAGGAAAAAGTGAAAATGGTTGGGCTTCTTCATTTTTAATGAGCAGAACTTCTGGAGGAACTTATATTGAAAATACTGATTTTGAAGCTTACGCTTATTATTTTGCATTAGGATGGGAAGCAAACAAAAAACATAACTTTCAGTTTACTTTGACGTCTTCTCCACAATGGCACGATCAAAGAACATTTGCTCCAACGATTGCAAATTATATTAAATTTAATCCGGATAACGACGGTAGCCCATACAGACAATACAATTCTGATTTTGGATATAAAACAGGAGCTAATGGTGACAGATATGCTATTGCAAACAGAGCAAACTATTATGCTAAGCCGGTGATGATGTTAAACTGGGACTGGACGATGAACGAAAAGTCAAAACTTTCAACGGTTTTATACATGTCTAATGGTAGAGGTGGAGGTACCGGAGATTTAGGTAGAGTAACCAACAAAACAATGACTGGCTTCTACGATAATACTGGGCATTTCGATTATGATGCAGTTTTTGCAGCTAATGGTGCAGTTAATTTAAATACTTCTGCAGCTAGAAATACACTTATCCGTAGATCAAGTGTGAACTCTCACAACTGGTATGGTATTTTAGCTAATTTCCAACATAAAGTAAATGATAATTGGAGTTTCTCAGTAGGAACTGATGATAGATATTATTACGGGTATCACTATCAGGTAATATCTGATCTTTATGGTGCAGCAGGTTATAAAGAAGATGGAAACAAAAATGTTGCTCCTTCTTATATAGCAAACAATGTGTATGATTATAAAAAGCTTTCTTGGAATCCTTTCGGAGGAAAAACAGCTCCTATTTCTGATCAGGTAGGATATAGCAATGATGGTGAAGTTCTTTGGTATAGCGGTTTTGCACAAGTAGAATATTCTAAAGACAATCTTTCTGCATTTGTACAAGGGTCAGTTTCTAATCAATCTTATCAAAGAATCGATAACTTTGTGAAAGATGGTGTTACAATGCAACAAGGTCAAACAGTTAATACTAAAACTGGATTCAAAGATTTATTTGGATATAATGTAAAAGGGGGAGCTAACTACAATATTAACGATTACCACAATGTATTTGCTAATATCGGTTACTATAGCAAGCAGCCTTTTATGAACTCTGTTTATCCTAGTAACTTACAGGTTGTAAATCCTAATTTAACAAATGAGAAAATTTTCTCTGCGGAAATTGGTTACGGTTTCAGATCTCCTAAATTAACAGCAAATATTAACTTATACAGAACTGAATGGAAAGATAGATGGTTGAGAAGAAGTAACCAGGTATTTGAAGTTGCAGATCCTACAACTCCAACAGGAATTGGTACTGTAAATGGATATTCTGAGATCAGTGGTATCACCCAATTACACATGGGTGTAGAAGTAGATGCAGTTTATAAGCCATTCCATTTCTTAGAATTCCAAGGTATGCTATCTTATGGAGATTACCAATATAAAGGTAATGCTACAGGAACTAACTTTGATGACAACAACAACCCTGTTGCTGTAGTTGGAAATAAAACTACAAATACACTTTATTTAGATGGAGTAAAAGTTGGAGGAAGTAGTAGTAACAGTATTCCACAAGTTACCGCATCTTTAGGTGCTACAGTGAGACCGGTTAAAGATCTTAATATCTATGGTACTTGGAGATATGTTGGAAAATTATATTCTTCTATCGATGCAGCAACCTTCACTACGGTAGCTAATCAGCAGAGAGGATCTCTTCAATTGCCAGATTTCAATCTTTTCGATATAGGAGCGTCATTTAAAATCAGATTAAAAAATACAGCTCAGTACTTTACAGTAGGAGCAAACATTTATAACTTGTTTGATACTACTTACATCGCTGATGGAGCAACAAATAATTTTGTGAAAAATGTTGGAGACTTCAAAACTCCTACAAATACAGATGCACAAGCACAGGCATTGTATAATACTTACATCAACAATCCAGCGAATTTCTACAAAGGTATTGATACTTCAAACAGAGTATTCTTTGGATTCGGAAGAACTTGGGCAGCCAATTTATCTTTCAACTTCTAA
- the nadC gene encoding carboxylating nicotinate-nucleotide diphosphorylase, producing MKRPSYVTDKVLKQFIKNALEEDIQDGDHSTLSTIPKDLQQSAKLLVKENCILAGVELAEIIFKTFDKNLVVENYIKDGDVAKAGDIAFIVTGSARSILSTERLVLNCMQRMSGIATLTHDWDSRLIGTKTKLLDTRKTTPNFRVCEKWAVAIGGGTNHRYGLYDMIMLKDNHIDYNGSITNAVKMAKDYVKKSKKKLKIEVETRNLEEVQEAINAKVDRIMLDNMDVATMKKAVKLIDGSCESEASGGITRDQLKDIATTGVTFISVGALTHSANNIDLSLKAVM from the coding sequence ATGAAAAGACCAAGCTACGTTACAGATAAAGTTTTAAAGCAGTTTATAAAAAATGCTTTAGAAGAAGATATTCAGGATGGAGATCACTCTACTTTGTCTACAATTCCTAAAGATCTTCAGCAAAGTGCAAAACTTTTGGTAAAAGAAAACTGTATTTTGGCAGGTGTTGAGCTGGCCGAAATTATTTTTAAAACTTTTGATAAAAATTTAGTAGTTGAAAATTACATTAAAGACGGTGACGTTGCAAAAGCAGGCGATATCGCATTTATTGTAACAGGAAGTGCAAGATCAATTCTTTCAACAGAAAGGTTAGTTCTCAATTGTATGCAGAGAATGAGTGGGATCGCTACATTAACTCATGATTGGGATTCTAGATTAATCGGTACAAAAACAAAACTTTTAGATACGCGAAAAACCACACCTAATTTCAGGGTTTGTGAAAAATGGGCAGTTGCCATCGGTGGCGGAACCAATCATAGATACGGTTTGTATGATATGATTATGTTGAAAGATAATCATATAGATTATAACGGGAGCATTACCAACGCCGTAAAAATGGCAAAAGACTATGTGAAAAAGTCGAAGAAAAAACTGAAGATCGAAGTCGAAACCAGAAATCTTGAAGAAGTACAGGAAGCGATCAATGCAAAGGTTGATAGAATTATGCTCGACAATATGGATGTTGCCACAATGAAAAAAGCAGTTAAGCTAATCGATGGCTCTTGTGAGAGCGAAGCTTCTGGTGGAATTACAAGAGATCAGCTGAAAGATATTGCTACCACAGGAGTTACTTTTATCTCTGTCGGAGCGCTTACTCATTCTGCTAATAATATCGATTTAAGTTTAAAAGCTGTTATGTAA
- the nadB gene encoding L-aspartate oxidase encodes MIKADVLVIGSGISGLSYAIKVSEQFPDAKIIIVTKSDEDESNTKYAQGGLAVVTDSKNDNFEKHIEDTMRAGDGENKRDVVEMVVREAPARFNEIVEWGANFDKKNGEFALGREGGHTENRIVHHKDITGFEIERALLQTVKNSPNIEILDHHYVIDIITQHHVPGKELNEGEINCYGAYILDEKSKSIKKITSKITLVATGGAGHVYKNTTNPTIATGDGIAFVARAKGKVTNMQYYQFHPTALYSKIDGMLFLISEAVRGDGAKLRTKRGEKFMQKYDEREELASRDIVARAIDAEMKITGDEYVGLDCREMNQEKFLEHFPNIYKKCKSEGVDPFTQLIPVVPACHYLMGGIDVDKDGQSSLNNLFAVGECTNSGLHGANRLASNSLLEGLVFGHNAAMKTVELLKENNFNFDDLKAVPEWNEEGMKIIDEMVIVSYLRKQLQEMMSNLVGIVRSNNRLKMALQKHAEIAAAVDEIYHYSILSPQLSELRNLTTVAHLIITQSMEMTQNKGAFYNKDLVQA; translated from the coding sequence ATGATAAAAGCGGATGTATTAGTGATTGGTTCCGGAATTTCCGGATTATCTTATGCCATAAAAGTTTCAGAACAATTCCCCGATGCCAAAATAATCATTGTAACAAAATCAGACGAAGACGAGAGCAATACCAAATATGCTCAAGGTGGTTTGGCGGTGGTTACCGATTCTAAAAATGATAATTTCGAAAAACACATCGAAGATACCATGAGAGCCGGCGACGGTGAAAACAAACGTGATGTTGTAGAAATGGTCGTAAGAGAGGCTCCTGCAAGATTTAATGAAATTGTAGAATGGGGCGCCAATTTTGATAAGAAAAATGGCGAATTTGCTTTAGGAAGGGAAGGCGGTCATACGGAAAACAGAATTGTACATCACAAAGATATTACTGGTTTTGAGATTGAAAGAGCTTTGCTTCAAACAGTTAAAAACAGCCCGAATATAGAAATTCTTGATCATCATTACGTAATCGATATCATTACGCAGCACCATGTTCCCGGAAAAGAATTAAATGAAGGTGAAATTAATTGTTATGGTGCCTATATTTTAGATGAAAAATCAAAATCAATAAAAAAAATCACTTCCAAGATTACATTGGTTGCTACAGGCGGAGCTGGTCATGTTTATAAAAATACGACCAATCCTACCATTGCAACCGGAGACGGAATCGCTTTCGTTGCTCGTGCAAAAGGTAAAGTGACTAATATGCAATATTATCAGTTTCATCCAACTGCTTTGTACAGTAAGATTGATGGAATGTTGTTTTTAATTTCTGAGGCAGTTCGTGGTGACGGAGCAAAATTGAGAACCAAAAGAGGGGAGAAGTTTATGCAAAAATATGATGAGAGGGAAGAATTGGCTTCAAGAGACATCGTGGCAAGAGCTATCGACGCCGAGATGAAAATCACAGGTGATGAATATGTTGGTCTCGATTGTCGTGAAATGAATCAGGAAAAATTTCTAGAACATTTCCCAAATATTTATAAAAAATGTAAAAGTGAAGGCGTTGATCCTTTCACCCAGCTTATTCCAGTCGTTCCTGCGTGTCATTATTTAATGGGAGGAATTGATGTAGATAAAGATGGGCAATCTTCATTAAATAATTTATTCGCTGTCGGAGAATGCACCAATTCCGGGCTTCATGGAGCAAACAGACTGGCTTCAAACTCTTTATTGGAAGGTTTGGTTTTTGGCCACAACGCAGCGATGAAAACGGTAGAATTATTAAAAGAAAACAATTTTAATTTTGATGATTTAAAAGCTGTTCCCGAATGGAATGAAGAAGGAATGAAAATTATTGACGAAATGGTCATTGTTTCTTACCTCAGAAAACAACTCCAAGAAATGATGAGCAATCTGGTAGGAATTGTGAGAAGCAATAACAGACTAAAAATGGCGTTGCAGAAACATGCAGAAATTGCTGCTGCCGTTGACGAAATTTATCATTACTCTATCCTCTCGCCGCAACTTTCAGAATTAAGAAACCTTACAACAGTTGCACATCTGATTATCACCCAATCGATGGAAATGACTCAAAATAAAGGTGCATTTTATAATAAAGATTTAGTTCAAGCATAA
- a CDS encoding NAD(P)H-dependent oxidoreductase, translating into MNYLEALSRRYSVKKFNPEMIIPQDTLLNILESGKLAASSLGLQPYKIFVVESLEMKEKLIPAFYNPSQISTCSHLIILVSKKNIEETYLDGYFRHISEVRDQPVENLDLFRKSITGHFGRQEHDDILNWAEKQSYIVLANLMYAAAIESVDTCPMEGFRQDIIEEILNIDSEKEKVTVTLALGYRSEEDQFQHMKKVRKPNEKLFKFI; encoded by the coding sequence ATGAATTATTTGGAAGCTTTAAGCAGAAGATATTCTGTAAAAAAATTCAATCCCGAAATGATTATTCCGCAAGATACCCTTCTCAATATTCTTGAGTCTGGAAAACTGGCGGCAAGCTCATTGGGACTTCAGCCTTATAAAATATTCGTAGTGGAAAGTCTAGAAATGAAGGAGAAGTTAATACCGGCTTTCTACAATCCTTCACAAATTTCTACATGTTCACATCTCATTATTTTAGTTTCAAAAAAAAATATTGAAGAGACATATCTTGATGGATATTTCAGACACATCTCCGAAGTGCGCGATCAACCAGTGGAAAATTTAGATTTATTCAGAAAAAGTATTACTGGTCATTTTGGAAGACAGGAGCATGATGATATTTTAAACTGGGCAGAAAAACAATCTTATATCGTTTTAGCCAATTTAATGTATGCAGCTGCGATTGAAAGTGTTGATACCTGTCCGATGGAAGGTTTCAGGCAAGATATCATTGAAGAAATTTTAAATATAGATTCTGAAAAAGAAAAAGTAACAGTTACTTTGGCTTTGGGCTACAGATCAGAAGAAGATCAATTCCAACACATGAAAAAAGTAAGAAAACCAAACGAAAAATTGTTTAAATTTATTTAA
- a CDS encoding DUF5689 domain-containing protein — protein MKKYNSVLKYILVMITALFITGCVHDDKYDDPNLTGYECKTASYYTDPKNGFTKWTLHDLKLKPQNVAIAENAYVEAYVSSSDETGNIYKTLYVQDAPVNPTDGLTVSLDAVSLYTKFPQGSKVYIQVKDLAITTYGGVKQLGMITPAGTRVPEKEIKNRIFRDCEIRENIIPKVMTMSEMVTLNDDFIGCLIQINNVEFDARALCTQFAPNGVTVDKTIGEGWDSVNKKYLKTAAVRNSGFASFANQIVPAGKGKFVGIFSKFNSNYQMYINRVADLDMEGDKDGDGVDEHFARLDGLTSNPCQFSANGLTLKTIAEVKQLNTAANWTEITGDFYVKAQVVANDATGNLYKYVYVEDATGGIRVNMNKLDLFLDNRFRLGKDVYIKLKGLYLKDVNGEIQIGGLFTNSSGTQFGQVEEANMYKSFFDTNTVTRPVVATERTITSLTTADVGRWIKIKDLQFIDGDLGKTYASGTAQTNRTLQDCNGNKILLRTSGLADFGTNTDPRKASATEVEGGKGDVYAIASIFNGTYQLWITRLSDIDLDNPRCDGSVYTPLPVLYKDDFAAGGFSTDWTTVNVAGAQVWATSNQGNGTNYYAVVNGVLNNTNEDWLISKSISLVGKTKAAVNFTSDVRYSGPALQVYATENYTGNPATTTWVALPALLDTNTAAFGDWVSSGNVDLSAFLGKNVRIAFKYTSTPSAAATWEIDDFKIKGQ, from the coding sequence ATGAAAAAATATAATTCAGTTTTAAAATATATTTTAGTGATGATTACAGCTTTGTTTATTACAGGCTGTGTACATGACGATAAATATGATGATCCTAATCTTACAGGGTATGAGTGTAAAACAGCAAGTTATTATACTGACCCTAAAAATGGTTTTACAAAATGGACATTACATGACTTGAAGCTAAAGCCTCAAAACGTAGCAATTGCAGAGAATGCCTATGTTGAAGCATATGTTTCTTCTTCAGACGAAACAGGAAACATTTATAAAACTCTTTATGTACAAGATGCTCCAGTAAATCCTACAGATGGTTTAACGGTTAGCTTGGATGCAGTAAGCTTATATACTAAATTTCCACAAGGATCAAAAGTTTATATTCAGGTAAAAGATTTAGCAATAACTACTTATGGTGGGGTAAAGCAATTAGGAATGATTACTCCTGCGGGAACAAGAGTTCCTGAAAAAGAAATCAAAAACCGTATTTTCAGAGATTGTGAGATTAGAGAAAACATTATTCCGAAGGTGATGACTATGTCTGAGATGGTTACTCTAAATGATGATTTTATCGGATGTTTGATACAAATCAATAATGTAGAATTTGACGCAAGAGCACTATGTACTCAATTTGCACCTAATGGTGTAACGGTAGATAAAACTATTGGTGAAGGTTGGGATAGTGTAAATAAAAAATACCTTAAAACGGCAGCGGTAAGAAATAGTGGTTTTGCTTCGTTTGCAAACCAAATTGTACCTGCAGGAAAAGGAAAGTTTGTAGGAATCTTCAGTAAATTCAATTCTAACTACCAAATGTATATCAACAGGGTAGCAGATTTGGATATGGAAGGCGATAAAGATGGAGATGGTGTAGATGAGCATTTTGCACGTTTAGATGGATTAACGTCTAATCCTTGTCAATTCAGTGCGAATGGATTAACGTTAAAAACAATTGCTGAAGTAAAGCAATTAAACACAGCAGCAAACTGGACTGAAATTACAGGTGATTTCTACGTTAAAGCTCAAGTTGTAGCAAACGATGCAACAGGAAATTTATATAAATATGTCTATGTAGAAGATGCAACGGGAGGTATCAGAGTTAATATGAACAAATTAGATCTGTTTTTAGACAACCGCTTTAGATTGGGTAAAGATGTTTATATTAAACTAAAAGGATTGTATCTTAAAGATGTAAATGGAGAAATTCAAATAGGAGGTTTATTTACAAATTCAAGTGGTACGCAGTTTGGGCAAGTAGAAGAAGCGAATATGTACAAGAGTTTCTTCGATACCAATACTGTTACTCGTCCGGTCGTTGCAACCGAAAGAACAATTACATCTCTTACAACAGCAGATGTTGGTAGATGGATCAAGATTAAAGATTTACAGTTCATCGATGGAGATTTGGGAAAAACATATGCAAGTGGTACTGCCCAAACCAACAGAACTTTGCAAGACTGTAATGGAAACAAAATTCTTCTTAGAACCAGTGGCTTGGCTGATTTCGGAACAAATACAGATCCTAGAAAAGCAAGTGCTACAGAAGTTGAAGGAGGAAAAGGTGATGTGTATGCAATTGCAAGCATTTTCAATGGTACGTATCAACTTTGGATTACAAGATTGAGTGACATAGATTTAGATAATCCTAGATGTGATGGTTCTGTATATACTCCGCTTCCGGTATTGTACAAAGATGATTTTGCAGCAGGAGGTTTCAGTACAGATTGGACAACTGTAAACGTAGCTGGAGCTCAGGTTTGGGCTACTTCAAATCAAGGTAATGGAACAAATTATTATGCTGTTGTGAATGGAGTGTTAAATAATACAAACGAAGATTGGTTGATTTCAAAATCAATTAGTTTAGTAGGAAAAACTAAAGCAGCAGTAAACTTTACATCTGATGTAAGATATTCCGGGCCTGCTCTTCAGGTTTACGCTACAGAAAATTATACAGGAAATCCTGCAACTACTACTTGGGTAGCTCTGCCTGCATTATTAGATACAAATACTGCAGCGTTTGGTGACTGGGTAAGCTCAGGAAACGTAGACTTATCAGCATTCTTAGGGAAAAATGTAAGAATTGCATTTAAATATACTTCAACACCTTCCGCAGCGGCAACGTGGGAAATTGATGATTTCAAAATTAAAGGTCAGTAA